One Thiobacillus sp. genomic region harbors:
- a CDS encoding flagellar assembly protein FliH, with translation MSKVIPKEQLTAYQRWELAAFEESETPPRTGAAGSPAGHVQDGFDEDTDLRLNLPTAEDLEHIQQAAWQEGYNLGLEEGRKAGFETGRQEGEKYARQLRLLTESLESERLRQDGEVAQEILTLALVVARQVVGTSLRVKPELLLDTMRQALLSLPSLSGHYRVFVHPDSAQVVRDWLAQEHNHLSWKLVEDEQMEPGGFRFESAHSELDGSMQVRWREISECLGASTEWLD, from the coding sequence ATGTCCAAAGTCATACCAAAGGAACAACTCACCGCATACCAGCGCTGGGAATTGGCGGCGTTCGAGGAAAGCGAAACCCCGCCTCGAACCGGAGCGGCTGGCTCTCCCGCGGGCCATGTCCAGGACGGGTTCGATGAGGACACAGACCTGCGTCTGAATCTACCCACCGCTGAGGATCTGGAGCACATTCAACAGGCAGCCTGGCAGGAGGGCTACAACCTGGGCCTGGAGGAAGGCCGCAAGGCAGGATTCGAGACGGGACGCCAGGAGGGGGAGAAATATGCCCGCCAACTGCGGCTCCTGACCGAATCCCTGGAGTCCGAGCGCCTGCGCCAGGATGGGGAAGTGGCCCAGGAAATCCTGACCCTGGCCCTCGTCGTGGCACGGCAGGTGGTGGGAACCAGTCTGCGCGTGAAGCCGGAACTGTTGCTGGACACCATGCGCCAGGCCCTGCTGTCGCTCCCCTCGCTCAGTGGCCACTATCGTGTCTTCGTGCATCCTGACAGTGCCCAGGTGGTCAGGGACTGGCTGGCCCAGGAACACAACCACCTGTCATGGAAACTGGTGGAGGACGAGCAGATGGAGCCGGGCGGCTTTCGTTTCGAGAGTGCCCACAGCGAGTTGGACGGTTCGATGCAGGTCCGCTGGCGGGAGATTTCCGAATGCCTGGGGGCGAGCACCGAGTGGCTGGACTGA